The following proteins come from a genomic window of Halomarina ordinaria:
- a CDS encoding DEAD/DEAH box helicase: MAATSESDAETIDGPLLTPGVLQRREYQVELAEAALRGQTLVCLPTGLGKTAVSLLVTARRLHEAGGKSLLLAPTKPLVQQHADFYREALTVPDDEVVVFTGEVRPADRADLWADARVVVATPQVVENDLVGNRISLRDVTHLTFDECHRATGDYAYCYIAERYHEDAADPLVTGMSASPGGDEEEILTVCENLGLREVEVMTEADSDVSEFTHKTDIEWERVELPEAVVEIRDALNEVITDRLERLKRLGVTNSTNPELSQRDLNEIRGKLQRMINNDQGDGYKGMSAHAEIMKLRRAVELVETQSVESLRRYFERQRNAARSSGASKAAQRFVSDPRVQEAMRRAEAYDDLHPKFRRARILLAQTLGIEGGQRVIVFTESRDTAETLTEFFSNHFETHKFVGQGDKEGSDGMTQKQQQETLDAFRAGEFQVLVSTSVAEEGLDVPEVDLVLFYEPVPKGIRAIQRKGRTGRQSEGKVHVLLAEDTRDEAYFWISRREQKRMREELRSLKGVANEVNEELGQGNLDEFADAGAEHGEAPERDGGDTEGDDGREGAGQSGLDAFAPDPDGEDETGHDADPEGVVATAEGDEEAVEIVADQRELDATIARDLSTRDGVTTRLETLAVGDYVLSDRVVVERKSVSDFLDTLVGGDRSLFEQVKDAARHYSRPVVVIEGEDLYGARNVHPNAIRGALASLAVDFGASVLRTEDEKDTADLLEVVARREQETRGREVSVHGEKAAKTLAEQQEYVVSAIADIGPVTARALLEEFGTVEAVMTAREDDLLEVAGVGSVTAERIREVVGSDYE, translated from the coding sequence ATGGCGGCCACCAGCGAGTCCGACGCCGAGACCATCGACGGCCCCCTGCTCACGCCGGGGGTGCTCCAGCGCCGGGAGTACCAGGTCGAACTCGCCGAGGCCGCGCTCCGCGGCCAGACGCTCGTCTGCCTCCCCACCGGACTGGGGAAGACGGCGGTGAGCCTGCTCGTGACCGCCCGACGGCTCCACGAGGCGGGGGGGAAGTCGCTCCTGCTCGCGCCGACGAAACCGCTCGTCCAGCAGCACGCCGACTTCTACCGCGAGGCGCTGACGGTACCGGACGACGAGGTGGTGGTGTTCACCGGCGAGGTGCGCCCGGCCGACCGGGCCGACCTGTGGGCGGACGCGCGGGTCGTCGTCGCCACCCCGCAGGTCGTCGAGAACGACCTCGTCGGCAACCGAATCTCCCTCCGGGACGTGACCCACCTCACCTTCGACGAGTGCCACCGCGCGACCGGCGACTACGCCTACTGCTACATCGCCGAGCGCTACCACGAGGACGCCGCCGACCCGCTCGTCACCGGCATGAGCGCCTCGCCCGGCGGCGACGAGGAGGAGATACTCACCGTCTGTGAGAACCTCGGCCTGCGGGAGGTGGAGGTGATGACGGAGGCCGACTCCGACGTGAGCGAGTTCACCCACAAGACGGACATCGAGTGGGAGCGCGTCGAGTTGCCCGAGGCGGTCGTCGAGATACGCGACGCGCTGAACGAGGTCATCACCGACCGACTGGAGCGCCTGAAGCGCCTCGGGGTGACGAACTCGACGAACCCGGAGCTCTCCCAGCGCGACCTCAACGAGATACGCGGGAAGCTCCAGCGGATGATAAACAACGACCAGGGGGACGGCTACAAGGGCATGTCCGCGCACGCGGAGATAATGAAGCTCCGGCGGGCCGTCGAACTGGTCGAGACGCAGTCCGTGGAGTCGCTGCGCCGCTACTTCGAGCGCCAGCGCAACGCCGCGCGCTCCTCGGGCGCCTCGAAGGCCGCCCAGCGCTTCGTGAGCGACCCCCGCGTCCAGGAGGCGATGCGCCGCGCCGAGGCCTACGACGACCTCCACCCGAAGTTCCGCCGGGCGCGCATCCTCCTCGCCCAGACCCTCGGCATCGAGGGGGGCCAGCGCGTCATCGTCTTCACCGAGTCGAGGGACACCGCGGAGACCCTCACGGAGTTCTTCTCGAACCACTTCGAGACGCACAAGTTCGTCGGACAGGGCGACAAGGAGGGGTCGGACGGCATGACCCAGAAACAGCAACAGGAGACGCTCGACGCCTTTCGCGCCGGCGAGTTCCAGGTGCTGGTCTCGACGAGCGTCGCCGAGGAGGGGCTGGACGTCCCCGAAGTGGACCTGGTGCTGTTCTACGAACCCGTCCCGAAGGGCATCCGGGCCATCCAGCGCAAGGGGCGGACGGGCAGGCAGAGCGAGGGGAAGGTCCACGTCCTGCTGGCGGAGGACACCCGCGACGAGGCGTACTTCTGGATATCCCGGCGCGAGCAGAAGCGCATGCGCGAGGAGTTGCGCTCGCTGAAGGGCGTCGCGAACGAGGTGAACGAGGAACTCGGACAGGGGAACCTCGACGAGTTCGCCGACGCTGGAGCCGAGCACGGGGAGGCGCCCGAGCGTGACGGGGGCGATACCGAGGGTGACGACGGACGCGAAGGCGCCGGCCAGTCCGGCCTCGACGCCTTCGCGCCCGACCCGGACGGCGAGGACGAGACGGGCCACGACGCGGACCCGGAGGGCGTCGTCGCCACCGCCGAGGGCGACGAGGAGGCGGTCGAGATCGTCGCCGACCAGCGCGAACTGGACGCGACCATCGCCCGCGACCTCTCGACGCGCGACGGCGTCACCACCCGCCTGGAGACGCTCGCCGTCGGCGACTACGTCCTCTCGGACCGCGTCGTGGTCGAGCGCAAGTCCGTCTCGGACTTCCTCGACACGCTCGTCGGCGGCGACCGCTCGCTGTTCGAGCAGGTGAAGGACGCCGCGCGTCACTACTCGCGGCCGGTCGTCGTCATCGAGGGCGAGGACCTCTACGGCGCGCGCAACGTCCACCCGAACGCGATTCGGGGCGCGCTCGCCTCCCTCGCGGTCGACTTCGGCGCGAGCGTCCTCCGAACGGAGGACGAGAAGGACACCGCCGACCTGCTCGAAGTCGTCGCCCGGCGCGAGCAGGAGACCCGCGGCCGTGAGGTGAGCGTCCACGGCGAGAAGGCGGCGAAGACGCTCGCCGAGCAACAGGAGTACGTCGTGAGCGCCATCGCGGACATCGGCCCGGTCACCGCCCGCGCGCTCTTAGAGGAGTTCGGTACC
- a CDS encoding AEC family transporter, whose product MSVVSNLLYLLVVLALGVAGRSVGLLDDARTRLLTAGAFYVALPALVFTSTSTQRLDEVLEPRLVVGFWTVLFVVAGLGWVVHRGESSPAVRSVAVVQSYHCNLGFLGLPIVAATFGGVVTAKASLVLGVGVLTQVPLTVAVFAFVTEAEADIHGALRDILTNPVLLALVAGLAAAAVGVTVPAVVSDGLGRVADLALPLALLAVGASLSFDRGTVDPGTVGSVLALKMLVMPVVALATFWALSADLSTTRAGVLMLAMPTAVSTFVYATELGGDPDLASANVFATTVASVGTVLLVLRFVG is encoded by the coding sequence GTGAGCGTCGTCTCGAACCTCCTCTACCTGCTCGTCGTCCTCGCGCTCGGCGTCGCCGGGCGGTCCGTCGGCCTCCTCGACGACGCCCGGACGCGCCTGCTGACGGCCGGCGCGTTCTACGTCGCGCTCCCGGCGCTGGTGTTCACCTCGACCTCGACCCAGCGGCTGGATGAGGTGCTCGAACCGCGTCTCGTCGTCGGGTTCTGGACGGTGCTGTTCGTCGTCGCCGGCCTCGGCTGGGTCGTCCACCGGGGGGAGTCCTCGCCCGCGGTGCGGAGCGTCGCCGTCGTCCAGTCGTACCACTGCAACCTCGGCTTCCTCGGCCTCCCCATCGTCGCCGCGACGTTCGGCGGCGTCGTGACCGCGAAGGCGAGCCTCGTCCTCGGCGTCGGCGTGCTGACGCAGGTGCCCCTGACCGTCGCGGTGTTCGCGTTCGTCACCGAGGCCGAGGCCGACATCCACGGGGCGCTTCGTGATATCCTCACCAACCCGGTCCTGCTGGCGCTCGTCGCCGGCCTCGCCGCCGCCGCGGTGGGCGTGACCGTCCCCGCCGTCGTCTCGGACGGCCTCGGCCGCGTCGCCGACCTCGCGCTCCCGCTCGCGCTCCTCGCCGTCGGCGCGTCGCTGTCGTTCGACCGGGGGACGGTCGACCCCGGGACGGTCGGGTCGGTCCTCGCGCTCAAGATGCTCGTGATGCCCGTCGTCGCGCTCGCCACCTTCTGGGCGCTCTCGGCGGACCTCTCGACGACGCGGGCGGGGGTGTTGATGCTCGCGATGCCGACGGCCGTCTCGACGTTCGTCTACGCGACCGAACTCGGCGGCGACCCGGACCTCGCCTCCGCCAACGTCTTCGCGACCACCGTCGCGTCCGTCGGGACGGTCCTGCTCGTCCTCCGGTTCGTCGGCTGA
- a CDS encoding cation:proton antiporter — protein sequence MAEGTALLEAGAMFAALALAGAGARRLGVSVIPLYVVAGILGNEYVAGAAGLPAIRDGEFVTVVAELGIVFLLFFLGLEFSIDRLLEGRDRMTRAGLLDLGVNFPVGVAIGFLVGWSPIEAFVLGGVVYISSSAVITKSLIDLGWIANAESEPMLGTLVFEDLAIALYLAVLSAVVLGGGDLASAATNVGVAMGFLLVLVAGVAKGEVLFERYLRVDSNELFVIRAVAVTTLVAGAALALGVSEAVAAFFIGMGFSSTDHVEKLERLLVPLRDTFAAVFFFWIGLTTDPRLVAGTVGLLAVAVVATTPTKLLTGYLTGARIYGLDARRSTRVACGMVTRGEFSLIIAALVGGAASPVLSETIPAFAVGYVLVMSILGTLLMQSADALARFAPGS from the coding sequence ATGGCTGAGGGGACGGCCCTGCTTGAGGCCGGAGCGATGTTCGCCGCGCTCGCGCTCGCGGGGGCGGGCGCGCGACGCCTCGGCGTCTCGGTCATCCCCCTCTACGTCGTCGCCGGCATCCTCGGAAACGAGTACGTCGCGGGAGCGGCGGGGCTGCCCGCGATTCGGGACGGCGAGTTCGTCACCGTCGTCGCCGAACTGGGTATCGTCTTCCTGCTGTTCTTCCTCGGCCTCGAGTTCAGCATCGACCGTCTGCTGGAGGGCCGCGACCGGATGACGCGGGCGGGGCTGCTCGACCTCGGCGTGAACTTCCCGGTCGGCGTCGCCATCGGCTTCCTCGTGGGCTGGTCGCCCATCGAGGCGTTCGTCCTCGGCGGCGTCGTCTACATCTCCTCCAGCGCGGTCATCACGAAGTCGCTCATCGACCTCGGCTGGATCGCCAACGCCGAGAGCGAGCCGATGCTCGGGACGCTCGTCTTCGAGGACCTCGCCATCGCCCTCTACCTCGCGGTGCTGTCGGCGGTGGTCCTCGGCGGCGGCGACCTCGCCTCGGCGGCGACGAACGTCGGCGTGGCCATGGGGTTCCTGCTCGTCCTCGTCGCGGGCGTGGCGAAGGGCGAGGTGCTGTTCGAACGCTACCTGCGCGTGGACTCGAACGAACTGTTCGTCATCCGCGCGGTGGCCGTCACCACCCTCGTCGCGGGGGCGGCGCTCGCCCTCGGCGTGAGCGAGGCCGTCGCCGCCTTCTTCATCGGGATGGGCTTCAGCAGCACCGACCACGTCGAGAAACTCGAACGCCTGCTGGTCCCGCTGCGCGACACCTTCGCCGCCGTCTTCTTCTTCTGGATCGGCCTGACGACCGACCCGCGACTGGTCGCCGGCACGGTCGGGTTGCTCGCGGTCGCCGTCGTGGCGACGACGCCCACCAAACTCCTCACGGGGTACCTGACCGGGGCGCGCATCTACGGGCTCGACGCGCGGCGGTCGACGCGCGTCGCCTGCGGGATGGTCACCCGCGGGGAGTTCTCGCTCATCATCGCGGCGCTCGTCGGCGGCGCGGCGAGCCCCGTCCTCTCGGAGACCATCCCCGCCTTCGCCGTCGGCTACGTCCTCGTCATGAGCATCCTCGGGACGCTCCTGATGCAGTCGGCGGACGCGCTGGCGCGGTTCGCGCCCGGGTCCTAG
- a CDS encoding cation:proton antiporter regulatory subunit — MTVYEADLPGVGKKFEVELEGESRLVIVIHNTGKRELFIRPEEGADSEKLFELSDRLARQVGTIMEGAYFQPIRTETIDTVLADDTLIEWAKVQSGSSLAGKTLAEARLRQELGVSVIAIQRGEETLTNPGAETEIHAGDTLVVLGSQAACRELDSVVGEDAGIDG; from the coding sequence ATGACTGTCTACGAGGCGGACTTGCCAGGGGTCGGCAAGAAGTTCGAGGTGGAACTCGAGGGCGAGTCACGGCTCGTCATCGTCATCCACAACACGGGGAAGCGAGAGCTGTTCATCCGGCCGGAGGAGGGCGCGGACTCGGAGAAGCTGTTCGAACTGTCCGACCGGCTGGCGCGACAGGTCGGCACCATCATGGAGGGGGCGTACTTCCAGCCGATTCGCACCGAGACCATCGACACGGTGCTGGCCGACGACACGCTCATCGAGTGGGCGAAGGTACAGTCGGGGTCGTCGCTGGCGGGCAAGACGCTCGCGGAGGCGCGCCTTCGCCAGGAGCTCGGCGTCTCGGTCATCGCCATCCAGCGCGGCGAGGAGACGCTGACGAACCCCGGCGCGGAGACGGAGATTCACGCCGGCGACACGCTCGTCGTCCTCGGCTCGCAGGCGGCGTGTCGGGAACTCGATTCGGTGGTCGGAGAGGACGCAGGTATCGATGGCTGA